The stretch of DNA TGATCTTGGTGATTTACCTGATTGCGCCTCCGTTTTCCGCCGTGGGACTGTTTCCACGGAGGAGCAACATCGGAGATGCGATTTTGGCGCCATTCCTTTCTGTGATAGTTCTAGATGAGTTTGTGTCGTCTTGTGTGTAGccaaaagaaatgaaagaaacaaatttttttttttccactgtAAAGGTTGTATCAATGGTGGATTCATATgattcatttataaaaaaaataaaaacccaaataataaaagtaatatCATTTGAGAGGTACAAAGATTTTTACATGCGACGAGGATAACCAAAAAGGAAAGTTTCTTCCATTGCTCTTACCACAGAGAGTAGCTCCAATGTGAAGAGATCGTTCATTCTCATGTCTCCAGCGGGGTTTGATCCATTAGTTGGAGAGGAGTCTTGTTTTGCCGGCTTGAGTATGACGAATCTACAGACAGGACACTGTCCTTTGCTCTTTAACCATGGAACTATACATTCTTCATGAAACATGTGTTTGCAAGGAGTGAGCATCACTGTTTCCTTGGGTTCAAAGTCTTCTAAACACACGGAGCATCTCTTGTCTTCTTCGTCGCCTGGGAGATCTCgattgtttcttgtgttttCGCTTCCCGGGGTTTTGTTTCTGTAGTATAAGCTCAGGCTCCTGAGGAGAGTGCTTTTTGGGATTGGGTTGTATGTCTCTTTTGTTAGATGTTTGAGGATCTCGTCTTCTTCATGgacttgtgatgatgatgatgatgttgagcTGTTCTCTCGTCTACCGGGTTGGTTGTGAACGGCTTGCCTTAGTGCCTCTAGGTGCTGTCTTCGCGGGTTGTTGCTGTTACGGAATGGAATCTGATGTCGAGTATGTGACGGTGGTACTAAATCTCTGCCAAGAACAATgatcactacaacaaatatgtacattgatagCAGACGGATATAGCTCATNNNNNNNNNNNNNNNNNNNNNNNNNNNNNNNNNNNNNNNNNNNNNNNNNNNNNNNNNNNNATAGCGtttttctctggttaacaatgtgcatatttgttgtagtggaTATTTCAAGTTCTTGAAGATGAAAGAtctaaaaactttaaaacaaaatcaaaacagaggatgatgatgTAAGTACACAGTAGATGAAATCGTTGTGTTTGAGTAAGCGGTTGGAAGATCATCGAGCA from Camelina sativa cultivar DH55 chromosome 9, Cs, whole genome shotgun sequence encodes:
- the LOC104712555 gene encoding RING-H2 finger protein ATL5-like isoform X1, encoding MNNNRNGYSSAPNQPTYSYDTDTRTSGWRVPAFSSQNSWSRSNSTVNRRLLDDLPTAYSNTTISSTVDLVPPSHTRHQIPFRNSNNPRRQHLEALRQAVHNQPGRRENSSTSSSSSQVHEEDEILKHLTKETYNPIPKSTLLRSLSLYYRNKTPGSENTRNNRDLPGDEEDKRCSVCLEDFEPKETVMLTPCKHMFHEECIVPWLKSKGQCPVCRFVILKPAKQDSSPTNGSNPAGDMRMNDLFTLELLSVVRAMEETFLFGYPRRM
- the LOC104712555 gene encoding E3 ubiquitin-protein ligase RNF6-like isoform X2; the protein is MAILLLQINPLIVMIRIHEPRVGEFLLSLRRTRGPGTVNRRLLDDLPTAYSNTTISSTVDLVPPSHTRHQIPFRNSNNPRRQHLEALRQAVHNQPGRRENSSTSSSSSQVHEEDEILKHLTKETYNPIPKSTLLRSLSLYYRNKTPGSENTRNNRDLPGDEEDKRCSVCLEDFEPKETVMLTPCKHMFHEECIVPWLKSKGQCPVCRFVILKPAKQDSSPTNGSNPAGDMRMNDLFTLELLSVVRAMEETFLFGYPRRM